ACCACGGGGACCCAGCCCTTCCAGGCGCCGCCGCAGAACCTCAGATTGCAAAACCATTGCTCTTTGGCCTGTCCTGACTCTTCCTCCCAGTGTCCGACTTGGAAGGTGCCCTGCAGATGGACGCTGCTGCCTTCCAGGCCTTGTACTCTGTGGAGAAGCCGAAGCTGGAGGATGAGAACCTCATTTTCTTCTGTCAGATGGGCAAGCGGGGCTTGCAGGCCACGCAACTAGCCCAGGGCCTTGGATACAGAGGGTAAGGGGCAGGCGGGTACTGGTGGGGGCTGCCGCCCAGTCTGCCCTGCTGTGCTCACCCTGCTTTGTCTCCACAGGGCTCGCAACTACTCGGGGGCCTATAGAGAATGGTTCCAGAAAGGAGGTTAGGTAGAAGGCGACAGGCTGACTGCGGGAAGGGCGAGGAAGGCTCCCACTTACTGGGTTGGGTGAGGCCTTGTGCTGTGCACACAAAAGCACCAAATAAAGAGCATCTGATTGACTgtgttggtgtggctcagtgggctgtgtgcctccccagtccgggcacatgtcCCGGCtgctggggccaggtccccaggtgagggcatgcgagaggcagccacacattgatgtttctccctccctttccccctctcttcccttctctctaaaaataaataagtaaaggtttttttttaaagagcgtTTAATCGAAGTGTTGGG
The sequence above is drawn from the Desmodus rotundus isolate HL8 chromosome 12, HLdesRot8A.1, whole genome shotgun sequence genome and encodes:
- the TSTD1 gene encoding thiosulfate:glutathione sulfurtransferase — encoded protein: MAVVPTVSLPELRSLLAAGRARLFDVRSREEAAAGTIPGALNIPVSDLEGALQMDAAAFQALYSVEKPKLEDENLIFFCQMGKRGLQATQLAQGLGYRGARNYSGAYREWFQKGG